The Drosophila biarmipes strain raj3 chromosome X, RU_DBia_V1.1, whole genome shotgun sequence genome includes the window TTTTGAGGGGGGGCGATGGCTTGAGCTGTCTGTCTTTTTCTCGCTCGTtcgctcgctcgctcgctctctctctctcttcctCTGTCTTTCTCTAGCCCTAGAAAACAATCTAGTTATAACAGTGCATACGAATATGTTCTCTCAATCTGTCTCGCTCGCTCGTTCGCTCTCTGCTCGCTGTCTTTTCTTCTATACTCTTTCTTTCTCTCTTTTTCCTCTACCTCTGCTACTGTCTCCCACTATATCTGTCTCTTTCGCTCTGTGTCTCTATCTCTCCCTCTCGGTTTTTGTACTTGCATTTGGCACGCTTTGAACCAGAAATATGAACGTTAAATCCGAATAACTAAAGCAAGAATTAGATTAACCGGATTTCTATATAAACATAGATACATATGGAAAAGAGTACAACAAGATCTGATTTTTTATTGGCAAAAACTAAACTTTCGCATAGTCCACACACATACTGCATACTCttacaagcacacacacatacacacacacacccattAAAACGCCTAGCTGAGCACACATGCAAGCAAAGTTTCACTCGTCCTGTTTTTCGTGAGTTTTTTTCGTTATCTAGTCAGACGCCTGCAGCTTTCCAAATTGCACCACAGTAAAAAAGGCTCGATAGAaaagaatgtaaaaaataatagtcGCTCGCAGGTGTTAAAACTTGAGACCACGTAGGCGAATCAAGATCAATATAAATACTTAATGTTTTTTTGTGTATAAGAAATGTATTGTTGGCTTAAATGATCATATGatcaaaaaatttgaaaactttttttaaaaacacccTTCAAAGCACTAGACCATTTAAAACATGAAATCACTGCTAAAAACttcgaaaaaaattttttttcacaaaaaataaaacaacttacatatataaataaaataaaaaaaatataaattctaaCTCAAGGAAGATTTAAAACCACTAGTTTTTAACTTACTAACAAAATGTTAAACTTTTCGCAGCAGTACTATAGTAAACTtatatggtttttaaaattttaaaacttatagacttttttttaacgataagtttgttttataaatttggtttGATGAATTATATAAACCGCTTTTCCGAGCCATTTGCTAATTCGAatgtaagaatattttaatcatGCGAGCGGCtgacaaacacacacatacacatgcaaaccacacatagagcaactACCAATAATTAGGCAGCCTAGCGGTAACTTTAGTGTTGAGCAgcgcaaaaataaaatagtgcAAAATCgcaattaaaataacttaattagaaatcaaagcaaaaatttaattaaatatctaAGCAAAGTTTTGCCTACTACCGCCCGCCGCTTTtactctttctctctctctctctctctctatctaTCTCTCTTTATCACTCTATCTCTCTCTATTTCTATATCCGCCTGTCTCTGTTccacaatattttttaaaatatctaacGATTTTGATGTAACTCGCGTTTATttatctctctctctttttcctATCTGTATGCTATCCACCAAAAACCATTTTCTGATCCCCAAAACCAAACCCGAATAAATTACAGATAAATTGGATGGAACTTTCTCAAGATCCAGATCATCGTCAATGTCCAGCATTGATATGTCTTCCTCTGAATCTGTTACCTGTTTAGCTTTTATCGAGAGTTATGCAAAACGAAATGGTAAGGTTTATAGGTGtcaattaacatttaatttatgtaCTTAACATTtgtataacttaaaaaaaaacagatatttTGACACTTGTTCCTACTTTGTGGATTGGAACTAGTTTCGGTTCGATACTGACATTGTTCATCACCATGCCGGAGCGAGATGTGCGCAAATCTCAGCCAGTATTGATAACAATAAATGGTGAGTGTTGGAAAATGCAGGTGCATGCAATAACACCCAGTGTTATAAAGgtataagaaatattatttcacTTGGAAATATTTCATTGGACGTTATTGCACTCTAAAATTTGTCGTAATTTTTAAACCTTATTGtatgaaatgaaaaaaatcttaaatacaaaaaacaactTTGTTAAAATCAGTTCAATAGAGCAATATGTCTATTGTTACATACACAATCTCTTATCTAAAACTATACTTATGTTTCTTTTTCCAGGTGGCCCCGTGGTACGACTCAAAGGATCCATAACTTCCATGTCTTTTTTAGACTCATACGGCTCGATCATACCCTATACGTTTGAGACCTGGCGTGACGAAAAGAGGGACAACAAAGACCGTAAGTCCAGCGAATTTCAATCCTTACAGGCCACCTGGTTAATCCTAAAATGTACTACTTTCAGGCACACCCACAAAGAGCAGCAGCCGCACCAGTCCCACATTCACACCGACAACTGCCAATACAATATCAAACACTTCGGTCGCTGGCGGCATGGCGGGTGGTGCGTCCGCCGGCGGAGCTgtcggcggtggtggtggcgctGCCGGTGGAGCGGCGAGTGGCGGAGCGGCCGCTGGCGGAGCAGCTGGTGGTGGAGCATCGGCGGGAGCGGCCGGAGGCAGTGGTGCGGCcagcggtggcggcggcggcggcatgagcagcagcagcgccagcagcagcggcatcaGCGGAAGTGTGAGCACCGGCCTGGAAACTCTCACCGATCGACAATACATCGTTATCGCTAGCGAGAAGCAAACAAAAGTCTTCGATGTGGCCAACCAGTGCTGCATCAACCGCATACAATTATCGGAAATGGATTTTGCAGTCAAGGCAGAAACTATCACGATGAAAGGTAGCAGATGTTCTGATATTGGATACTATGATTGCAAAcagttacatttttattaagcaTTGAAAGTCTAATACCCTTTGCCTTTGCTGAAACCCCCTCCTTCTTTATTGCGAATTTTgcttttgaatatttttaaaacaaacatATAAGTATGAACTTATTAGAATACATATTACCAATATATATTAGCCCAATCAAATAATCAACATTCCCCTCATTTCAGATGGCTCTTGCTTAGCAACCTATCTTTCGAATGGCCATCTAATGGTACATAGTCTTCCTAGTCTAAAACTGTTATTGGATACTGATTTCTTACCGCTCTTGGAACTAAGGTAAGCTCCAACTGATGCGCTCAGTTGCCCTTTTCCCCGTACTAACCTTCTGCCCTCTGCTTAGTTttcaaacaaaatgtaaacaggGAATTGTGGATCCAATGCTTTCGATATGGGGTCAACAGATCATTGTTCATGAAGATACAACTCTGTATGTTTTCGGGGGTTCTAAGGCTTCTTAGGCCTAATGATACTTGCTCGATTTTTGACTGACTGggttttattgaaaaagtCATGGCATCCTacatataatttgttatataaaaataaaatattgttagTTTGCCAGGACTTTGTAAATCCAGTGAGTCAGTTAAAATTCAAGCCAGTGTCATAAGACCTTAATTGGATGAGACTGTACTTTATACTTTTCttctttcctttccacagaatatcaaaaatattttgctttagTCATAAAGGTCATGGATTGTACATGGCATCGCCCaccgaaattcaaaaattcacGATATCATCGGAATTTTGGTAAGCCCTTAAACTTAAGATCAGTTCtttgaaagtaaaaaaaaccCTGCCAAATATACCACTAAATAATTACCCATTGCAAGGAAACTTATTTAGtaaaacaataatataattataactaaatttaaatttaaaatatacatatataaacaaaaatgtcaGCTTTATGTGAAGAAAAATACCTGTTTTAGTATTTTTCTCAGcaataaagtaaaatttaaatgtttttcttaataaataatttttaatactttaaacttaaaaattaaaataaaataagtaaaaaaatgcaataatttatatattcccatgaaatatattttttattaacttttttatatgtttaatttattattttcatttcctttGATAATACTAATTCGAATTTACTCATTCTTGCAGTCAATTTATTTTGGAGATGATGGGTGAGCTGTATACGGTACACGAAATGCCCGAACAGCCGAAGGAGGGTTTCTTCAAGGGTCTATTTGGCGGCGGCGCCAAGCTCCTGGATCGCGAGGAACTATGTGAGTAGATGCCCCTTGAAAACACCtgcttaaaataaaactaatgaTCATTTTCGATATTTTATAGTTGGCGAGCAGAGCGGGAGGGCGAATCGATCGGTGGCCCGGCACATACCCGGGCCCAATTTGGAGCAGCTCGGCCAGAGGGCTTCCACCGCCGCATCGGAGATCAGCCGGGCGCACCAGCTGGCCATGGAGCGCGGCGAGAAGCTCAATTTGCTGGAGGAGCGCGCCGAGCGCATGGCCAACACTGCTCAAGATTTCAGCGGCACTGCGCATCAATTAATGCTTAAATATAAAGACAAGAAGTGGTATCAGTTGTAAAATATCTATTTTAGGAGCCAATTCTACCACAGTTATTGTAATATTGCTTTTATAACACTTTCTACTACATTACGAGTAAAGTACACTTATTTAATTTCTGTTTTCAAGTCGTCACGTTATTtacaaaaaccgaaaaccaacaaaaaaaatcaacaaaaaccgaaaattcacaaaaacaaaaaaactgaaagagaaaaaccaaccaaaaaaaactgtttttaataaaaatatatagaccAAAAAACAGGCACTACGTCTTTTAATGGATTGTTGGTGTATGTTACCActtttaaagcattttttaGTTTGAAAACTTgatgttttgatttttattgggATGTAAACTTGTTACTTTGATATGAGGATCCCTTATCGGTAGGGAGGAACACAATCTAAGGACATTTCTAAGCACCGACAAggaaaaaaagtatatttatgtaaaaaatatttacggCAACAATACTTAAATCTTTTGGGAAACACGTAATTTTTGAACACCTTAAATCTACATTGCcgtaaaaagtaaaacaccactattaaaaaataatcaaactTAGGATTATCCActtgctaaaaaaaataaaattagttctttttccaatatttactttaaaaagttTCGAAATTCtccaaataatattttatttaaaactatttgtaGTATTGAATTTATGAATGTacaggtttttttttaacttcacattttgttaaaaaattatatttaatttgctgaattctaagtattttaaattcctttttattttttaaataaaaagcgaACGAACTACTTAAAAGTAATCAAACATAGGATTATccttttgcaaaaaaaattgtactttatgtactttatgtaaattgtacttttatgtttttctttttcagacTTATAGTTCTTATTCTAATACTTACTTctaaaagtttaaaagttcTCCAAGGAATCTTTTTTTCTAAaaccatatatttttttacacattttttcacattttgttaacaattaattatatttgatTTGCTGCATtctaagtattttaaattactttttattttttaaagaaaaagctTAAGAAAGCCGTAGTTTTAAAAAGAAGCTTAAAGCaatgtatacattttaattatttacgcTTAATAGACtctaatttatttagaactcctatatttattgaatttcattttatttttaggaacTTCTTAAAGATTGCATAAATGCGTACAAAACAAGACTGAGTAAAAAATGGAATTGCTAGTAAACAAattgtgtataaaaaaaaataaatcatcatTTTTAACCACTCTGATTAGACTTTTGTGTCAGATAAGAACTTCTAGAGCTCAAACAAACGCGTACACGACtggaaagcatttgccaattTGAAAATAGCGCTCGGGAAGCAGTGTTGAAAGACCGCGCGCAGTACCCACCACCAGCATTGCTATCGATAGTGGGCAAACTATCGCCATATATCGTACATACCCAACACCGAACACCCCACACGCACGCATACAGAGGCACCTTGCGCAGACCTGGCCACACTAGACTAATGCAAAAGCATTTTTGCTGGAGTCtaccattttattttagttaataaaatacatatatttccTCTCTTTTTGTTCCGTTTGTGCGCGTACGAATTAGCTGCAAAGGCCTCGCGTCCGACGTGCAATATTTACCGAACTGAGCCGTGCCCGCAGCAGTGGAAGGAAAAAGCGAAAAGAAAACGGATCTGCGACGAAATTTTCCCCgttccgttttttttttctccaccagcagaagcagcagcagcagagcaaAAGCAGCGCAGCCGAGAGCAAAAGCAGcgaatatatttgtaaaaaagagCCCCAACCTTGAGAAAAAACACCCAGCAGGGCAGTAATTTGTTCGTTTTCTCGTCTGCGGGTAAGAATCTACCTTGTGctggcactgggaaaaatgtgTTTGTTCAAAATCCGCGAGGatctttcattttttctcCCTCTCTCTTCGCCCATTTCGTCCAGTTTCAAATGCGTGCTAAATATGCaaacgtgtgtgtgtgcgtgtgtgtgtgtggcgggCCTGTGCCAGTGTGCGTGTCTCGTTGAGCGAGCTGCCTgtgcgcgcgtgtgtgtgtatgtgtgccTTCGAAATTTTCTTTTGTGTAAAACATTTGTAAGGTGCAACTGCagttgtgtgcgtgtgtgtgtatcaCTTCGACTGCCACTGCTGTggctcttgttgttgttgtgcgtCATAGCAATGAGTGTGGtgtggtgtgcgtgtgtgtgtgtaataTGCATTCCAACGGGGTAGGGAAGAAGAGGAAGCAGTACCTGTCGCCAATGTATCGTCTATcgatgtctgtctgtctgtgttTATTTATCCCTACCCCCTCCCCAGGAAAAGTCCCCCTCCCGCCCCCCGAAAGCCCTTCACCAAAATGTGGATCGTCTGGTGAGTGTAATCGATAATGCAGATGTATCGATTGGACGAACTGCTGGGCAGAAAAACACGTAAAGTGCAGGCTGCTGAAAAAGAGCAAAACAAATCCGAGAGAAGAGGAAGAAAGGCGGAAAAGAAAGTGTAGGCCCGAGCGGACGACCAAAAAACAGACTGGGCAACTGTGGCTATAAGTCAGCTGGTCCCTAAATCCCACTCCCATTGTTGTTGATGCTAGTCGTCGAGGGCTCTACCCAAAACTCTCTAAAAATGCCACTAAAACTAGTCTTGCCAGATATTTCAGCCAAGAGATATGTTAGCTAGAGATATTCCCATCATATTTATAATGCTCTctaaaaaacaagtaaaacattaattgataaaatctaaaaaaaaagattaaaggAATAATATACTAATTCCCTAtaataaatctaaaaaaatattttatatttttgtttaaaaaaaatctttaaaaaataatatgtataaattaaatttaattttcatagtccatattaatttttttgtaatttttaggCTGCCTTTAAAggcaaatttctttaaaaaatatactttaaatgtcatatttcaaatattgagaTCAAGCAGGCCTtgcaataaacattttcaaacgTTAACACAATTAAACTTGTAATAGAACACGTTTTTCTGTTAACCAAACATTTACAAAAGTGATATCGGCGATTTTCTAGGGATTCTCAGCAGCTGTTTTGGACTTGTAATAGATCCCTTTAACGTGGCACTTCAACGAAATACCCTTTATTGTTTATTGCTAGTTTGATCTATAGATTGGCTGGTTTAATCCATAAAATCTAAAGCGAGTCGGGCTCAGAAGGTCTTCTTATCAAAGTATATTGGTTTATGTACACTAAAACTTGCTTAAATCAATCGAAAAGccatttaataaatgtttttcttgttttcccgCAGCATTTCAAGTGATCCCCCACAACTTTTGCTTTTGAGGAGAAGCCCCTAGGCGGAGGAGCAGCTAGCCAAGATGGACAAGATGAGGATATTGAAGGAAAGTCGCCCCGAGATAATCGTCGGTGGCAAATATCGGGTGATCAGAAAGATTGGTGAGTGAACATCGGGTGTTGAGCCACAGGAAAGCCTCTTATTACCATGCCAACCCCACAGGAAGCGGCTCGTTCGGCGACATTTACCTGGGCATGAGCATCCAGAGCGGCGAGGAGGTGGCCATCAAGATGGAGAGTGCCCACGCCCGTCATCCGCAGCTGCTGTACGAGGCCAAGCTGTACCGCATCTTGAGCGGCGGCGTGGGCTTCCCCCGCATCCGTCACCATGGCAAGGAGAAGAACTTCAACACCCTGGTCATGGACCTGCTGGGGCCCTCGCTGGAGGACCTGTTCAACTTCTGCACGCGCCACTTCACCATCAAGACGGTGCTGATGCTGGTCGACCAGATGATCGGTCGCCTGGAGTACATCCATCTGAAGTGCTTCATCCATCGCGACATCAAGCCGGACAACTTCCTCATGGGCATTGGCCGGCACTGCAACAAGCTCTTCCTGATCGACTTCGGGCTGGCCAAGAAGTTCCGCGATCCGCACACGCGCCATCACATCCTGTACCGCGAGGACAAGAACCTCACCGGCACCGCCCGCTATGCGTCGATCAATGCCCATCTGGGCATCGAGCAGTCGCGCCGGGACGACATGGAGTCGCTCGGCTACGTGATGATGTACTTCAATCGCGGCGTCCTGCCCTGGCAGGGCATGAAGGCCAACACCAAGCAGCAGAAGTACGAGAAGATCTCCGAGAAGAAGATGTCCACGCCCATCGAGGTCCTCTGCAAGGGCTCGCCGGCCGAGTTCTCCATGTATCTGAACTATTGTCGTAGCCTGCGCTTCGAGGAGCAGCCGGACTACATGTACCTACGTCAATTGTTCCGGTGAGTACAAAGGCAGCTTGCTTCTTGCATTATGAGATTTTTAGCTTATTTATCGTGCATTTAAATTACACCTAAAATACCAGGCTATAGTGCATGTAAATTACAGATTTTAGGATATTTATTGGGTACTTGGTACTTGGTACTTGGTTAAAATGAATCCTGAgaatttaacaattttctaCTATTGATAACAAATAGCTTCTTAACATGTGATTTTCTTAAAGCGCTGTTTTtcagaaatttttaatttataaaagctaTTTCACTATGATCTTATCTTTAAAGTTTTATTCATAAagcattttatttgtatttttattatcagcGAATAttggtttattattattgcaaaTGCTGTCTGTTCATTaaaacctaataataataattgataaagataaaatctttaaaaattgtatttatatttcagtTAACTATTTTAGATCAAAAAAAGgattaaatgtttattaatagtATTACATTGCTTAGAATACGTTAGCACAACACGTTTTAAAGCCGATATTTatggtaataataatatttagagGCTGTCTTTTAGTCAGAGCGTTTAAATGCCCGATGATCTAATGTCACACTAATCCGAACTTTCTCTCTGCCACCCAAAACACAGCATACTGTTCAGGACGCTGAACCATCAGTATGACTACATCTACGACTGGACAATGCTGAAGCAGAAGACCCACCAGGGTCAGCCCAACCCAGCTATACTCTTGGAGCAATTGGACAAGGACAAGGAGAAGCAGAACGGCAAGCCCCTGATCGCGGACTAAAAGCTGGGGACTGGCTTGCAAGCGAGGTTGAAGAGGATTGGGGGAGTGCATCCGAAGAGGAGGAGAACGGAGGCCGTCGCTGACGAGGGCGCGggcgtggatgtggatgtggatatAGGCAAGAGGCCTGGTAAGGAGCGAAGGAAGTACGGAGGAGAAGAAACAGCCGGAGCAGCCGAATTCAGCAGCGTTAGCAGCGAGCGTTAGGATGTttcttaatattaatttaaattcaatactAAACAAATAAGGAACAACAAACAGCAAAGCaaaggcaacagcaacagcaacagcgcaGACAAGCAAACAAGCAAACAacacattataataatataaaatgataCCCCAGCAAATGTGATTCACAAGTGAATCACTGCGATCGATAGCAACACACACAAGTTATAAGAGGAAACCAATTCGattcaaatcaaatcaattcGCAGTCCAAACACACTCACCCACCACTcacacaccacacaccacccacacccacactcaCCCACAACACATCCAGTCCACACTCTCATACACCCACTCAAAACAAGCAAACATCATTgcccaaaagaagaagaagaaaagaaaagagaGAAGAGAAGAAAACGAAAGAAATCAACACTTAGCCTAATAAATtacaagaaataataataatggtaatGTTGGAGGAGCAGAAGAAGTAATGCTGAGGAAAACTAAacctatatatatgtatatgtatatatataagcgAATAAACACcatatatgtatgcatataTCCCATTCGATTCACGTCAAATCGAATCCAATGCTTAATTATAAATCGAGCGAAGCAAAACTcaataactaattaaaatggaataaataagaaacacacaaaaacaagaataaacaataaaaaaaattaataaaatacacagagaaaaatgcaaacaaaaaaattatgcagaatagtggaggaggaggaggaggagaaggaggatGATCAGGAGGAGGAGAAACAACCAAGCAAAGCCAACTGAGATGGGGGAAAGTAATAAAATACAAGCAGCAACAAGAgtaacataaaaaacaaaaaataataaatataatgaaggaaaacaaaacaacagaACGCAAAACTGCAAAGTAAATTTGCATAGTAAgcagtaataattataaacataacttatatttaattttttgaattacatcaataaatatgttgaaattaaatttcgacTCCGCGCTGTTCACATCTGCATTAGACAGAGATGGGGCGACAGAAAGGGAGAGAAGAGcagtaaaatgtaattactCGTCTAATCCTTTGCCTTGTTTATTAAAGATTATGCATACACATTGATTTTTAACCCACTTTTACTGATGTAGCCTAGACctaggttttttttattaaacaatataaaattttgaaaaattatgtgTTGAAAGGTACGTTTTATTTGAAACCCAGAAGTGCTTTCTATTGGCCCTAGCttagttgaaatgattttTGGTTGGTTAATTTCTCAAATCGTTGCTTaacttattaattatttaatgtttttattagaGAAATCACAAAGTATGAGGAGACCTCGGAATCCTAAGCTGTTATTTTGAATAATCTAAAGGCTTAGCAACGCTTTGATCTActtttttcttaatattaaaGGTTATTTTAGGGGTATTTGAGGTCGCATATTTCTCCAAAAATGTTTTGCTTAGTTTCAGATGGCCTTTTTAAGAGCTAAGCCGCTTTGGCTGACGTCTTTTGCAACCCGCATGTGAAATACATTAATTAGAGCCTCTCGATTTCTTTGTTTGTTCGTCATCGTCGACTAATGGCACGTACGCCGTCTGTCTGTGCTCGGCGTCggattttcattatttattaactACAATGGGATTTTCAGTGCACCACCGAGCTGGTGCAAATGCCAGAGGCGCTGATTGCAGTGCTGATAAGAAGAAGTACACTATGATTTAATTAGTAACTACTTTTAACTTACTAATATACTTTTAGTTAACACTTTCtcaattttttgttggccCAGCTTAGTTAGCATATTTACGAGTTTATGAGCAAAATTTCtcagtttaattttaattgtttttgctttttcaaACTCCAAGTTAAACgaaaaattactttattttataaaaaacttggattcatatacaaattatgatgaaaatcatttataaattGGTCTCCCAATCAAATTATTTCTGTAATAACTCATTAAGGAAGATGAACAGAGTCGTTAATAAATAGGGTTGGAAATATagtaaaatcaattaattaatagaatgtataaaaatggAGAAATGTAAAGAATTTAGATATTCTTTAACCGCAATTTTACGATATGAATTGTTAAAGGGTTGCCACATTGTTGTTATGGCGTTGCCACCTAGGCGAAATACGGATGGTACTTTAGTTTTTTGCCTAATTTTCGAAAAAGGaactttgaatattttttgaaaaccaattaaataaCAAATGGAAAGGTAGAAACCTAGGGTTTCCTCTAGCTTTCGGAATAGccttttttatacttttatcaACGATGTGATCGACTATCTGTACTATCTATATTATTCCAGTGTTTTTGCAGAATAATACCTA containing:
- the LOC108031902 gene encoding casein kinase I, producing the protein MDKMRILKESRPEIIVGGKYRVIRKIGSGSFGDIYLGMSIQSGEEVAIKMESAHARHPQLLYEAKLYRILSGGVGFPRIRHHGKEKNFNTLVMDLLGPSLEDLFNFCTRHFTIKTVLMLVDQMIGRLEYIHLKCFIHRDIKPDNFLMGIGRHCNKLFLIDFGLAKKFRDPHTRHHILYREDKNLTGTARYASINAHLGIEQSRRDDMESLGYVMMYFNRGVLPWQGMKANTKQQKYEKISEKKMSTPIEVLCKGSPAEFSMYLNYCRSLRFEEQPDYMYLRQLFRILFRTLNHQYDYIYDWTMLKQKTHQGQPNPAILLEQLDKDKEKQNGKPLIAD